The following are encoded together in the Tepidiforma bonchosmolovskayae genome:
- a CDS encoding glycoside hydrolase family 38 N-terminal domain-containing protein translates to MERTVYVVPHTHWDREWYQPHELFRWRLVRMIDELIEHMEQDAAFRCFNLDGQSIVIADYLELRPENEGRLRALIEAGRIVIGPWWVQPDELLPSAESHIRSFQRGIRFAERMGGCLRVGHCADQFGHIAQMPQIMRQLGLTSACLWRGVPDHVPGWSFWWEAPDGTRIPVLYLRNSYSSGWRLPEQVDDFLERVRRQERDLREGLPALLMNGTDHSRMEPHVPKVLAAAEGRGYRFVLATLAEYERAVLDAGIDDVVLRGELRSPDRSNVLVGVLSSRLYLKQRDFEVTRALERYAEPLELLARLHGGPDGGPALRHAWRLELENTPHDSICGCSVDQVHREMLPRYDRAEQLALQVAREAAGHLLRRIEVPPQGGLGVWRPVSGAPCIIEADVPAGWAQFDALRLPGGAEVPFTLDPAGGGDVLVHEQVSPRGALRHLDFLREQRYDVHAIEAMAWELDDRHLRVTTTVGPDITVVDEADVREAVRRIASEGLADTAEVIVRTSARARLSAVLPSAAAAGLELAVPVNSAIARPRRTPSARRLRNDRFDLRLYGARLAVHDRETGMVLDPACIVVSEGDRGDEYNADILEDGVDEPAAVTLAGTVSTPAWQELRYTLTFDLPARLGRGRKRRSRRERVLQPIDVAVRLWHGLPLVELRLTVENRARDHRLRALVPLPFVPACAVTDNHFHVAVRGLAPVPWNGVSAELPPSTFPQKTFAAAEGNGLGVAVFNRGLPEGEIVDWNGRKALALTLLRCVGWLSRPDLRTRRGGAGPTVATFDSQCPGRHSFAFAIAPYTGGWHDAGIDRLARAWAFPAIGWATNGHEGPLPPFLALVGISGDATLSAAHRSEETGQPLIRVYGGPAAGPVTLEAPALAGWQAARVDLLERNPAGLDGREGSWQLDLRPWEIATIAFREG, encoded by the coding sequence ATGGAACGCACGGTCTACGTGGTCCCGCATACCCACTGGGACCGGGAGTGGTACCAGCCCCACGAACTCTTTCGCTGGCGGCTCGTCAGGATGATCGACGAGCTTATTGAGCATATGGAGCAGGATGCAGCGTTCCGCTGCTTCAACCTGGACGGCCAGAGCATCGTCATCGCCGATTACCTTGAGCTGCGACCCGAGAATGAGGGGCGGCTGCGCGCACTCATCGAGGCTGGCCGCATCGTTATCGGCCCGTGGTGGGTCCAGCCGGACGAATTGCTCCCTTCCGCCGAATCGCATATCCGCAGCTTCCAGCGGGGCATCCGCTTCGCGGAGCGGATGGGCGGGTGCCTCCGGGTCGGGCACTGCGCCGACCAGTTCGGGCACATTGCCCAAATGCCGCAAATTATGCGCCAGCTCGGCCTCACAAGCGCCTGCCTCTGGCGGGGGGTGCCCGATCACGTCCCCGGGTGGAGCTTCTGGTGGGAGGCGCCCGACGGAACGCGCATTCCCGTTCTGTACCTCCGCAACAGTTACTCCAGCGGCTGGCGGCTGCCTGAACAGGTCGACGACTTCCTCGAGCGGGTTCGGCGGCAGGAGCGTGACCTCCGCGAGGGGCTGCCAGCCCTCCTGATGAACGGCACCGACCATTCCCGGATGGAGCCGCACGTCCCGAAGGTGCTGGCCGCGGCGGAGGGCCGCGGCTACCGTTTCGTCCTGGCGACCCTCGCCGAGTATGAGCGTGCCGTCCTCGACGCCGGGATCGACGACGTGGTGCTCCGCGGCGAACTCCGCTCACCGGACCGCTCGAATGTGCTCGTCGGCGTGCTCTCGTCGCGGTTATATCTCAAGCAGCGCGACTTCGAAGTCACCCGCGCGCTCGAGCGGTACGCAGAGCCGCTCGAGCTGCTCGCCCGCCTCCACGGCGGCCCCGATGGGGGGCCGGCTCTGCGCCACGCGTGGCGGCTGGAGCTCGAAAACACGCCCCACGACTCCATCTGCGGCTGCAGCGTCGACCAGGTCCACCGCGAGATGCTGCCCCGGTACGACCGGGCGGAACAGCTCGCGCTGCAGGTCGCCCGCGAGGCGGCCGGGCACCTCCTGCGGCGAATCGAGGTCCCGCCCCAAGGGGGCCTCGGCGTATGGCGGCCGGTCTCGGGCGCCCCGTGCATCATCGAGGCAGATGTCCCTGCGGGGTGGGCGCAGTTCGATGCCCTGCGCCTGCCGGGCGGTGCGGAGGTGCCGTTCACGCTGGATCCCGCTGGCGGCGGAGACGTCCTGGTGCATGAGCAGGTAAGCCCGCGCGGCGCTCTCCGCCACCTGGACTTCCTGCGCGAGCAGCGGTACGACGTCCACGCCATTGAAGCCATGGCGTGGGAGCTCGACGACCGCCACCTGCGCGTGACCACGACCGTCGGGCCGGACATCACCGTCGTTGATGAGGCGGACGTGCGCGAGGCCGTGCGCCGGATTGCCAGCGAAGGACTGGCCGACACCGCCGAGGTGATCGTCCGAACGAGCGCCCGCGCCCGGCTTTCGGCGGTCCTCCCATCCGCTGCGGCGGCCGGGCTGGAGCTGGCGGTGCCTGTCAATTCGGCGATTGCCCGGCCGCGAAGAACACCCTCGGCCCGGCGGCTTCGCAACGACCGGTTCGACCTCCGCCTGTACGGCGCGCGCCTGGCGGTGCATGACCGCGAAACCGGCATGGTGCTCGACCCGGCGTGCATCGTTGTTTCCGAGGGGGACCGGGGAGATGAATACAACGCGGATATCCTCGAGGACGGCGTTGACGAGCCCGCAGCGGTCACGCTCGCCGGGACTGTCAGCACCCCTGCCTGGCAGGAGCTCCGGTACACGCTCACCTTCGACCTGCCGGCACGGCTGGGCCGGGGACGGAAGCGGCGTTCCCGCCGGGAGCGGGTCCTCCAGCCCATCGACGTTGCGGTCCGCCTCTGGCACGGTCTGCCCCTGGTGGAGCTGCGGCTCACGGTCGAGAACCGCGCACGGGACCACCGGCTGCGCGCGCTCGTTCCGCTGCCGTTCGTCCCCGCGTGCGCCGTAACCGACAACCACTTCCACGTCGCCGTTCGTGGCCTCGCACCGGTGCCGTGGAACGGCGTGAGCGCGGAACTCCCGCCCTCCACCTTCCCGCAGAAGACGTTCGCTGCTGCCGAGGGAAATGGGCTGGGTGTGGCGGTGTTCAACCGCGGCCTGCCGGAGGGAGAAATCGTCGACTGGAACGGCAGGAAGGCCCTTGCCCTAACCCTCCTGCGGTGCGTGGGCTGGCTATCGCGACCGGACCTCCGAACCCGGCGCGGGGGCGCCGGCCCAACCGTTGCTACGTTCGACAGCCAGTGCCCCGGGCGGCATTCCTTTGCGTTCGCAATTGCCCCGTACACAGGCGGGTGGCACGACGCCGGCATCGACCGCCTCGCCCGCGCCTGGGCATTTCCCGCAATCGGCTGGGCCACCAACGGCCACGAAGGCCCGCTGCCGCCATTCCTCGCGCTCGTCGGCATCTCAGGCGATGCGACGCTCAGCGCTGCCCACCGGAGCGAGGAGACCGGCCAGCCCCTCATCAGGGTCTACGGCGGGCCGGCGGCCGGACCGGTGACCCTCGAGGCGCCAGCCCTCGCGGGGTGGCAGGCGGCACGGGTCGACCTCCTCGAACGGAATCCCGCCGGGCTCGATGGCCGGGAGGGCAGCTGGCAGCTCGACCTTCGTCCGTGGGAGATTGCGACCATCGCCTTCCGGGAGGGCTGA
- a CDS encoding alpha/beta fold hydrolase encodes MPTFTHDALEFAYETAGHPELPAVVLLHGFTSDLRMWHPVAEELARRYFVVMPDLRGHGRSAAPEDLNAYTAEALAGDVLALLDHLELEVCALAGCSFGGMIALQVAVTSPGRLAALAVSDAGAAYAHPRYDERYWQRERALDASTEVVRKFGTAELGRRAARGLADPFLARGLRERYARLSADGWVGCARVRKERPDLLPVLRSRLTMSVLIAYGEDDPVRCAAEVMADELPAARVLMVRGAGHGLPVVAPHTYARELLRFLEDVEEGRDVAGRPTAG; translated from the coding sequence GTGCCGACCTTCACCCACGATGCGCTCGAATTCGCATACGAAACCGCCGGCCACCCTGAGCTGCCGGCGGTGGTCCTCCTGCACGGCTTTACAAGCGACCTGCGGATGTGGCACCCCGTCGCCGAAGAGCTTGCCCGGCGCTACTTCGTCGTCATGCCGGACCTTCGCGGCCACGGGCGGAGCGCCGCTCCCGAGGACCTGAACGCCTACACGGCAGAGGCCCTGGCCGGGGACGTGCTTGCCCTGCTCGACCACCTCGAGCTGGAGGTTTGCGCCCTCGCCGGCTGCAGCTTCGGCGGGATGATTGCGCTCCAGGTTGCGGTCACTTCTCCCGGCCGGCTCGCCGCGCTGGCTGTCAGCGACGCAGGTGCAGCCTACGCGCACCCCCGCTACGACGAGCGCTACTGGCAGCGGGAACGTGCTCTCGATGCCTCGACTGAGGTTGTTCGGAAGTTTGGCACGGCCGAGCTCGGCCGGCGGGCGGCGCGCGGCCTGGCGGACCCGTTCCTGGCCCGCGGGCTCCGTGAGCGGTATGCTCGCCTCTCGGCTGACGGCTGGGTCGGGTGCGCCCGCGTGCGGAAGGAACGCCCTGACCTCCTTCCGGTGCTGCGGAGCCGGCTGACCATGTCGGTCTTGATTGCATACGGCGAAGACGACCCCGTTCGGTGCGCCGCAGAGGTGATGGCCGACGAACTGCCTGCGGCCCGCGTCCTGATGGTCCGCGGCGCCGGGCACGGCCTGCCCGTCGTCGCCCCGCACACCTACGCCAGGGAACTGCTGCGCTTTCTCGAGGACGTCGAGGAAGGGCGCGACGTGGCGGGCCGCCCCACGGCTGGCTGA